A section of the Leptospira kobayashii genome encodes:
- a CDS encoding LBF_2017 N-terminal domain-containing protein, translating into MKKISILLLLASSLSFVYSQTARRELSILIDAPNDANFELELWKENPGDGDAITKSVPEVILFTGNKIKVNPKDEFVFFRVRRIGNFGAKGFWTQVYSADVDPGSPLSVPNEFKQAPKVFAKVEEPVVERPSDTGSFVAVPDKGNVTLYLTREKLNITTADSMAGTLVTHYKINDSIWQTLPAGEFLSFSDEGDYNLQYYSVDRVGNKEETRSVHFIKDTLAPKTDLVWLDEKQTNGQSSGYYSPETKLSLNSIDLGSGIRESFYAVQCANSGSASFQKYTSPISLKDSFSECKNQYRLLVYSVDKVGNKEATQVFEINYSSLAVATVPEEKKNQP; encoded by the coding sequence ATGAAAAAGATTTCGATTCTTCTACTTTTAGCATCTTCGCTTTCATTTGTTTATTCGCAAACAGCAAGAAGGGAACTCAGTATCCTAATTGATGCTCCGAACGACGCAAATTTCGAATTGGAACTCTGGAAAGAAAATCCCGGAGACGGCGATGCTATCACCAAATCCGTTCCGGAAGTAATTCTATTCACCGGTAACAAAATCAAAGTCAATCCGAAAGACGAATTCGTTTTCTTTCGGGTGAGACGAATCGGAAATTTCGGAGCCAAAGGATTTTGGACCCAAGTGTATTCTGCGGATGTTGATCCAGGCTCCCCTCTTTCCGTACCCAATGAATTCAAACAAGCTCCCAAAGTATTTGCAAAGGTAGAAGAACCGGTGGTAGAACGACCGAGCGATACAGGTAGTTTTGTAGCCGTTCCCGACAAAGGAAACGTAACCCTTTATCTTACTCGCGAAAAATTAAACATCACGACTGCCGACTCGATGGCAGGAACTCTTGTAACACATTACAAGATCAATGATAGTATTTGGCAGACTCTGCCCGCTGGCGAGTTCCTCAGTTTTTCAGACGAAGGTGATTACAATCTGCAATACTACTCAGTGGATCGGGTAGGAAACAAGGAAGAAACCCGTTCCGTTCATTTTATCAAGGACACATTGGCGCCTAAGACTGATTTGGTGTGGCTGGATGAAAAACAAACGAACGGACAATCATCGGGTTATTATTCCCCCGAAACCAAGCTCAGTTTGAATTCCATTGATTTGGGAAGTGGTATCAGGGAAAGTTTTTATGCAGTTCAGTGTGCAAATTCCGGATCCGCCTCTTTCCAAAAGTATACTTCTCCTATATCGTTGAAAGACAGTTTCTCCGAATGCAAAAACCAATATCGTTTGCTTGTATATTCGGTGGATAAAGTAGGAAATAAAGAAGCAACACAAGTATTTGAAATCAACTACAGTTCTCTGGCAGTAGCGACTGTTCCGGAAGAGAAAAAGAACCAACCTTAA
- the map gene encoding type I methionyl aminopeptidase has translation MSIQNEKELQGILKAGKFVALVRDVLVQLVRPGISTKELDSVAEGYFHKFGAMSAPKFDYNFPGFTCISVNEEAAHGIPSETKILQEGDLVNIDVSGKLDGFYADCGISITVGTSQKERVHLCQAAKNSTLAGISQAKTGNYLRNIGKAMHLSAKNDGYTMIKNLAGHGTGRKLHEPPQVLPYEDKKETFKLNEGLVLAIESFVSTGAHYVYEMNDGWTLKTRDGSFVTQFEHTVIVTKNGAIIATK, from the coding sequence ATGTCGATTCAAAACGAAAAAGAATTGCAAGGGATTTTAAAAGCGGGGAAATTTGTGGCCCTCGTTCGTGATGTTTTGGTTCAATTGGTAAGACCTGGGATCAGTACAAAAGAATTGGATTCGGTAGCTGAAGGCTATTTTCATAAATTCGGAGCAATGTCTGCTCCTAAATTCGATTATAATTTCCCCGGCTTCACTTGTATTAGCGTAAATGAAGAAGCGGCACATGGAATTCCTTCCGAAACGAAAATATTACAAGAAGGTGATCTGGTAAACATCGACGTATCCGGAAAGTTAGACGGCTTTTATGCGGATTGCGGTATTTCCATAACGGTAGGCACTTCCCAAAAGGAAAGAGTTCATCTTTGCCAGGCAGCCAAAAACAGCACCCTCGCAGGAATTTCCCAGGCGAAAACAGGGAACTATTTGCGAAATATAGGGAAGGCGATGCATCTTTCCGCAAAAAACGACGGTTATACGATGATAAAAAATCTGGCAGGCCACGGAACAGGCCGTAAATTGCACGAACCTCCTCAAGTATTGCCTTATGAAGATAAAAAAGAAACCTTCAAGCTGAACGAAGGTTTGGTACTGGCAATTGAGTCCTTTGTTTCAACGGGAGCTCATTATGTATATGAAATGAATGACGGTTGGACATTGAAGACAAGAGACGGATCTTTTGTCACTCAGTTCGAACACACTGTGATTGTTACCAAAAACGGAGCGATCATCGCAACTAAGTAG
- a CDS encoding response regulator: protein MDFHIYQSLIEGLPYGFAYHRLILDEEKQPKDYQILAVNAAFENLTGVFSEKIVDRFASEITDLLPKSDFDRVQVYGNITIHRTRREIEYFVKEKNRWFKETVYYHEPDHFAVVLEDITEKKNTKGALRESVTKWVKLFDILPIGVSIVDKNRTLSEFNQTLSDIVGITKEGLEQGLYKQRKYYGSNGKLLSSDDMPTAIALREQRPIHAMEVGIEKEDGSFIWTEVSAMPLPFEDESCVIVTTDITEKKQSEQILLFAKEQADAANHAKSEFVANMSHEIRTPLNGVIGFSELLSNTELDPLQKEYVHNTIVSANSLLGIINDILDFSKIEARKMELDEVEVDLIELLEQIIDILKYKSDEKNLELLLNYELDLPRFIIADPVRLKQILMNLLSNAIKFTDTGEVELQVVFEETDTPKGRFLFSVRDTGIGISEKDRKKLFKEFSQGDASTTRKFGGTGLGLAISDSLVEMMGGSLKLETEVGKGSVFYFDLVCEFFKDDKKPLGEFGYSKRVLIVDDNANNRRILSQTLIGSSQIVEEAENGKEALEKIMNSDPFDVVIMDYQMPALDGLETSRWIREELKLSPTDLPIILLHSSCEDMKIIKYSVDYGINQKLVKPVKSYDLFKAISSIHQAESNHRSTVFSEEDTSTKKDISGPNILLVEDNLINRQLMKKFLSQWYPNASLVEAEDGQAAVTQFQLKKPDLILMDIQMPVMDGLTATKTIREFENSNGTKVPIIALTAGAFVEEKERCFSAGMNDFLTKPIDTKALKEILQKYL, encoded by the coding sequence ATGGATTTCCATATATACCAAAGTCTGATTGAAGGCCTTCCTTACGGATTCGCCTACCACCGTCTGATTTTGGATGAGGAAAAACAACCGAAAGACTATCAAATCTTAGCCGTTAATGCGGCTTTCGAAAATTTAACAGGTGTTTTCTCCGAGAAAATTGTCGATCGGTTTGCTTCCGAGATAACCGATTTATTACCAAAATCGGATTTTGATCGAGTCCAGGTTTACGGAAATATTACAATTCACCGAACCAGAAGAGAAATCGAATATTTCGTAAAGGAAAAAAATCGCTGGTTCAAAGAAACCGTTTATTATCACGAACCGGATCATTTTGCTGTGGTTCTGGAAGATATTACGGAGAAGAAAAATACCAAAGGTGCTTTGCGGGAAAGTGTTACCAAATGGGTTAAACTTTTCGATATTCTTCCTATCGGAGTTTCCATCGTCGATAAAAACCGTACCTTATCCGAGTTCAACCAAACTCTAAGCGATATAGTAGGCATTACCAAAGAAGGTCTGGAACAAGGTTTATATAAACAAAGAAAATATTACGGATCAAACGGCAAACTCTTGTCATCTGATGATATGCCGACTGCAATAGCACTGAGAGAACAAAGGCCTATTCACGCGATGGAAGTGGGGATTGAAAAAGAAGACGGTTCTTTTATCTGGACGGAAGTGAGTGCCATGCCTCTTCCGTTTGAAGATGAATCCTGTGTGATCGTAACAACCGATATTACGGAAAAAAAACAATCCGAACAGATTTTATTATTTGCGAAGGAACAGGCTGACGCTGCAAATCACGCCAAATCGGAGTTTGTTGCGAATATGAGCCATGAGATCAGAACTCCTTTGAACGGAGTGATCGGCTTTTCCGAGTTATTATCAAATACCGAACTTGATCCTTTGCAAAAAGAATACGTTCATAATACAATCGTTTCCGCAAATTCCTTGCTTGGGATCATCAATGATATCCTGGACTTTTCCAAAATCGAAGCACGCAAAATGGAACTCGATGAAGTTGAAGTGGATTTGATCGAGCTTTTGGAGCAAATCATCGATATTCTAAAATACAAATCCGATGAGAAAAATTTGGAGTTATTATTAAATTACGAACTAGATCTACCTCGTTTCATCATCGCCGATCCGGTTCGCTTGAAACAGATACTTATGAATCTTTTGAGCAATGCAATCAAATTTACCGATACCGGTGAAGTCGAATTGCAAGTGGTATTCGAAGAAACAGATACTCCTAAAGGGCGATTTTTGTTTTCGGTAAGGGATACCGGAATAGGAATCAGCGAAAAAGATAGAAAAAAATTGTTCAAAGAATTTTCCCAAGGGGATGCCTCCACTACACGCAAGTTTGGCGGGACCGGTCTCGGCCTTGCTATCTCCGACTCACTTGTGGAAATGATGGGTGGATCTTTGAAACTTGAAACCGAAGTCGGAAAAGGAAGTGTATTTTATTTCGATTTGGTCTGTGAATTTTTTAAAGATGATAAGAAACCATTGGGTGAATTTGGATATTCCAAACGAGTCTTGATCGTGGATGACAATGCCAACAATCGTAGAATATTATCCCAAACTCTGATCGGTTCGAGCCAAATCGTTGAGGAAGCGGAAAATGGTAAGGAAGCATTGGAGAAAATCATGAACTCCGATCCTTTCGATGTCGTCATTATGGATTATCAAATGCCGGCTCTTGACGGATTGGAAACAAGCAGATGGATTCGGGAAGAACTTAAACTTTCTCCTACGGATCTTCCCATCATTCTTCTTCACAGCTCATGTGAGGATATGAAGATCATCAAATATTCCGTAGATTACGGAATCAACCAAAAGCTTGTTAAACCGGTAAAGTCTTACGATTTATTCAAAGCGATTAGTTCCATTCATCAAGCTGAGTCAAATCATAGATCTACGGTTTTTTCGGAAGAAGATACTTCGACAAAGAAAGATATATCAGGCCCTAATATTTTACTTGTGGAAGATAATTTGATCAACCGGCAATTGATGAAAAAATTCCTCAGCCAATGGTATCCGAATGCTTCGTTAGTGGAAGCGGAAGACGGACAAGCCGCCGTTACCCAATTCCAATTGAAAAAACCCGATCTGATACTTATGGACATTCAAATGCCGGTAATGGACGGCCTTACCGCAACGAAGACTATTAGAGAATTCGAAAATTCAAATGGAACAAAGGTCCCTATCATTGCACTGACTGCAGGTGCGTTCGTCGAAGAAAAGGAAAGATGTTTTTCCGCAGGTATGAATGATTTTTTAACGAAGCCGATTGATACGAAAGCTTTGAAGGAAATTTTACAAAAGTATTTATAA
- a CDS encoding LysM peptidoglycan-binding domain-containing protein: MTRYILILCLILFSQTQFLTADEEPKLEPITITVQKGENLSLISKKYLEDSNRWSELLKYNKIPNPNLIKPGMTLTIPVFLRKPVMGVASFVVGKVEWNGAGGSGPWTPVKLGQELHAKDQIKTSDKGKVDIQIREVGLIRVFHDSLFEVKGKETPNSAVSVALFKGSLDAKVNKSANKQGDYKLTIVNPSATAGVRGTEFRVELDSKLNSTTSCFEGIVDVNAEGKTVTVTQGMATFVEKGKAPVEPYLIPEAPKLKAE, translated from the coding sequence ATGACACGCTACATCTTGATTTTGTGTTTAATCCTATTTTCTCAAACTCAGTTTTTAACTGCGGATGAAGAACCCAAATTAGAACCGATTACAATTACAGTGCAGAAAGGAGAAAACCTTTCTCTCATCTCCAAAAAATATTTGGAAGATTCCAATCGATGGTCAGAACTTTTAAAATACAATAAAATTCCAAACCCCAACTTAATCAAACCGGGAATGACTCTAACAATTCCTGTCTTCCTTCGTAAACCTGTGATGGGAGTTGCCAGTTTCGTAGTAGGCAAAGTAGAATGGAATGGGGCCGGAGGATCGGGACCTTGGACTCCCGTGAAACTGGGACAAGAACTACACGCGAAAGACCAAATCAAAACTTCCGATAAAGGTAAAGTGGACATTCAAATCCGCGAAGTGGGACTCATTCGAGTTTTCCATGATAGCTTATTCGAAGTAAAAGGAAAAGAAACTCCTAACTCTGCTGTATCAGTAGCACTCTTTAAGGGGAGCTTGGATGCGAAGGTAAACAAGTCAGCGAACAAACAAGGCGATTACAAACTAACGATCGTAAATCCATCAGCGACTGCGGGGGTTAGAGGAACAGAGTTCCGTGTGGAATTGGATTCCAAACTCAATAGCACAACTTCCTGTTTTGAAGGAATTGTGGATGTGAATGCGGAAGGAAAAACAGTCACTGTGACTCAAGGTATGGCGACTTTCGTAGAAAAAGGAAAAGCTCCGGTAGAACCTTACTTAATTCCTGAAGCTCCCAAACTAAAAGCCGAATAA